A section of the Primulina eburnea isolate SZY01 chromosome 1, ASM2296580v1, whole genome shotgun sequence genome encodes:
- the LOC140840750 gene encoding V-type proton ATPase 16 kDa proteolipid subunit: MSSTFSGDETAPFFGFLGAAAALVFSCMGAAYGTAKSGVGVASMGVMRPELVMKSIVPVVMAGVLGIYGLIIAVIISTGINPKAKSYYLFDGYAHLSSGLSCGLAGLAAGMAIGIVGDAGVRANAQQPKLFVGMILILIFAEALALYGLIVGIILSSRAGQSRAE, encoded by the exons ATGTCTTCCACCTTTAGCGGAGATGAAACGGCGCCATTTTTTGGCTTCCTCGGCGCCGCCGCTGCACTCGTATTCTCCT GTATGGGAGCTGCGTATGGTACGGCGAAGAGCGGCGTCGGCGTGGCGTCGATGGGTGTCATGAGGCCGGAGCTGGTGATGAAGTCTATCGTTCCGGTGGTTATGGCTGGTGTTTTGGGtatttatggattgattattgCGGTGATCATTAGCACTGGAATTAACCCTAAGGCCAAGTCTTACTACTTGTTTGATGGATATGCGCACCTTTCTTCTGGTCTCTCTTGTGGTCTCGCTGGGCTTGCTGCCGGTATGGCCATCGGAATCGTCGGAGATGCTGGTGTTAG AGCCAATGCCCAACAACCAAAGCTCTTTGTTGGAATGATTCTGATACTCATTTTTGCTGAAGCCTTGGCTCTTTATGGCCTCATTGTGGGCATCATCCTCTCTTCCCGTGCTGGTCAGTCGAGAGCAGAATAA